The following coding sequences lie in one Methylosinus sp. PW1 genomic window:
- a CDS encoding HNH endonuclease encodes MKTFYQAYIASAAWRDSRVRIAEFVAAGHRCRICNAEGAEAGLEAHHRTYERLGREEPGDLLAVCRDCHRVITDHLRRRRYARRRPVTADVRRPLVGPVSLFDPTARRGARR; translated from the coding sequence ATGAAGACCTTTTATCAGGCCTACATCGCCAGCGCTGCCTGGCGCGATAGCCGGGTGAGAATTGCGGAATTCGTCGCCGCAGGACACCGATGCCGCATTTGCAACGCGGAGGGCGCGGAGGCGGGCCTCGAAGCGCACCACCGGACCTACGAACGGCTGGGGCGCGAAGAGCCTGGCGACCTGCTCGCCGTCTGCCGTGACTGCCATCGCGTGATCACCGACCATCTCCGGCGACGTCGATATGCGCGCCGGCGCCCGGTGACCGCCGACGTCAGGAGACCGCTCGTCGGTCCGGTTTCCTTGTTCGACCCGACCGCCAGACGCGGAGCACGCCGATGA
- a CDS encoding DUF6634 family protein yields the protein MCDTLFLGYDPAEIIWRARLLADDIERLLAEGRPSDNDLGAAPILDQWVVVARARPALAGLTTGHPVLTDHRPIITSDLFALDADAGWARTASRFYRLGRPGGAARGRDQ from the coding sequence ATGTGTGACACGTTATTTCTTGGGTATGATCCGGCCGAAATCATTTGGCGAGCGAGGCTTCTTGCAGACGATATAGAGCGCCTCCTCGCAGAGGGACGCCCGTCGGACAATGATCTCGGCGCCGCTCCGATCCTCGATCAGTGGGTGGTCGTCGCGCGAGCGAGACCCGCGCTCGCGGGCTTGACGACCGGCCATCCCGTGCTCACGGATCATAGGCCCATCATCACCTCGGATTTGTTCGCGCTCGACGCCGACGCCGGCTGGGCGCGCACGGCGAGCCGCTTCTATCGCCTCGGCCGTCCCGGCGGCGCGGCGCGCGGGAGGGATCAATGA
- a CDS encoding AAA family ATPase produces the protein MSKLSHLRDDLFDRPDDDDDVPAPSGVADALAGACLGAALPADLRRRIRRGDTVAVVVQVPGADWCDPIARALRKDPHQLVCLPRDGSSRRDHDPAHGNDGVAADLAGGRSVVGVSQDPQRFLPSALLSAADARVTVMAPGAAILRRLMRKFARGKADVPDDIALGLSFAEIVCAFRPGAAARDVVANLMRAADAKKAATVSAIGDADDIPPIDCLPADLRRLAQDIASGVADYRAGRIRWRDVRTPGVLLAGPPGAGKTTFAASLARAMDVPLIVDSCGRMFARGGDAGHLGTIARAMQDICDAARSAAVAAGACVLCIDEFEAACPDRASMDRRGRDFWTPIVTLVLTLLEDHAGVIVVAASNFADAVDAAAVRPGRLTRIDVAPPGADTLARILHWRLGDALSGVSDADLVATIRLAGPGATPAHAAHWARDVLHAARAARRDAGLDDLLRVVAPPDHRSPADRRVAAVHEAGHCVAYLDAGLTIASTSIVARGDAGGETRAAGRRPEFPTRADLDAGVALLLAGRAAEEVVLGAASTGAVVDLAMATRALADGHGAHGLGDTLRHRPDPAGSLAFDHGLRAAVEADLARLHARAKDLMRQRRADVERIADALLDRRFLTGDDVAALLATPPVRSGGPKDGAKNAKPGPKVRGPNIRGRNS, from the coding sequence ATGAGCAAGCTTTCGCATCTCAGAGACGACCTCTTCGACCGCCCCGACGATGACGACGACGTGCCGGCGCCGAGCGGCGTCGCCGACGCGCTGGCGGGGGCCTGCCTCGGGGCGGCCCTGCCCGCGGATCTGCGCCGGCGCATCCGTCGCGGCGATACGGTGGCCGTGGTCGTCCAGGTGCCCGGCGCCGACTGGTGCGATCCGATCGCGCGCGCCCTTCGCAAGGATCCGCACCAGCTCGTCTGCCTGCCGCGGGACGGCTCATCCCGTCGCGACCACGATCCCGCGCACGGCAACGACGGGGTCGCCGCGGATCTCGCGGGAGGGCGTTCCGTCGTCGGCGTCTCGCAGGATCCGCAACGGTTCCTGCCGTCCGCGCTTCTCTCGGCGGCGGACGCTCGCGTCACGGTCATGGCGCCGGGCGCGGCGATCCTTCGCCGGCTCATGAGAAAGTTCGCGCGCGGCAAAGCGGACGTGCCCGACGACATCGCCCTCGGGCTCTCCTTCGCGGAGATCGTCTGCGCCTTCCGCCCCGGCGCGGCGGCGCGCGACGTCGTCGCCAATCTGATGCGGGCCGCCGACGCCAAGAAGGCGGCGACCGTCAGCGCGATCGGCGACGCGGACGACATCCCGCCGATCGACTGCCTGCCCGCCGATCTGCGCCGGCTGGCGCAGGACATCGCGTCGGGCGTCGCCGACTATCGCGCCGGTCGAATCCGCTGGCGCGACGTGCGGACGCCCGGCGTGCTGCTCGCCGGCCCGCCCGGCGCGGGAAAGACGACCTTCGCCGCGTCGCTGGCCCGCGCCATGGACGTCCCCCTGATCGTCGATTCCTGCGGACGCATGTTCGCGCGCGGCGGCGACGCGGGCCATCTCGGCACCATCGCCAGAGCGATGCAGGACATCTGCGACGCCGCGCGCTCCGCCGCCGTCGCCGCGGGCGCCTGCGTCCTCTGCATCGACGAGTTCGAGGCGGCCTGTCCCGACCGGGCGTCGATGGACCGGCGCGGCCGCGACTTCTGGACGCCGATCGTCACCCTGGTTCTGACCCTGCTCGAGGATCACGCCGGCGTGATCGTGGTCGCCGCCTCGAATTTCGCCGATGCGGTGGACGCCGCCGCCGTCAGGCCGGGCCGGCTGACGCGCATCGACGTCGCTCCGCCCGGAGCCGACACGCTCGCGCGGATCCTGCACTGGCGGCTCGGCGACGCGCTCTCGGGCGTCTCGGACGCCGATCTCGTCGCGACGATCCGCCTCGCCGGGCCCGGCGCGACGCCGGCCCATGCGGCGCATTGGGCGCGCGACGTCCTCCACGCCGCTCGCGCCGCGCGCCGCGACGCCGGGCTCGACGACCTGCTGCGTGTCGTGGCGCCGCCCGATCACCGCTCGCCCGCCGACCGGCGCGTCGCCGCCGTCCACGAGGCCGGGCATTGCGTCGCCTATCTCGACGCGGGGCTGACCATCGCCTCGACCTCGATCGTGGCGCGCGGCGACGCCGGCGGGGAGACCCGCGCCGCCGGGCGCCGGCCCGAGTTCCCGACGCGCGCCGACCTCGACGCCGGCGTCGCGCTGCTGCTCGCGGGGCGCGCCGCCGAGGAGGTCGTCCTCGGCGCGGCGTCCACCGGCGCGGTCGTCGATCTGGCGATGGCGACGCGCGCGCTGGCCGACGGGCACGGCGCCCACGGGCTGGGCGACACGCTGCGGCACCGGCCCGACCCGGCCGGTTCGCTGGCCTTCGATCATGGATTGCGCGCCGCCGTGGAGGCGGATCTCGCCCGGCTGCACGCCCGCGCGAAAGACCTGATGCGCCAGCGCCGCGCCGACGTCGAGCGCATCGCCGACGCGCTGCTCGACCGCCGCTTCCTGACCGGGGACGACGTCGCCGCCCTGTTGGCGACGCCGCCGGTCCGCAGCGGCGGCCCGAAGGACGGAGCGAAGAACGCCAAGCCCGGCCCGAAGGTTCGCGGCCCGAATATTCGCGGGAGGAATTCATGA
- a CDS encoding DUF3320 domain-containing protein: MDAIVHPEDENISVFQSNLPIAEKLDRARMELLDLSARNRLLNMPRSAKAGRSLEIVDEKSAEVFRLLIREGKVFTFVAGKAARASDGEPEGESDEISDLAQPEDDVADERGVFTRHSDTRLQTRLTPKGLQKRLLELYYDARTLEEEQGVNILYLTLGALKWIDPGNAANIRFAPLLLVPVALERGNAGEKFKLRSRPEEFASNLSLEAYLERIHGIRLPDFEASDSFDPIAYMDGVVEAVTEKPGWAVQHDDMALGFFSFAKFLMYRDLDPETWPDHARISDRPLIRRLLTDGFDGSEGMIHEDAKIDPFIPPAEMVHIVDSDSSQALAIHEVRRGRDMVIQGPPGTGKSQTIANIIASAVADGKAVLFVAEKMAALDVVKRRLDATGVGDACLELHSNKANKRALLEELRRTWELGAPRGPDAGSLCARLTEARDGLNAHAARMHQPHAAAGLTPYQVIGQLVRLRLAGERPNDIELQAPAEWTADGFSERHAVLSELVERVEAIGTPDDHIWRGVGLAAVTPLEVDRLTTRFAALSERLHALEASQVDLASILERAPATTLDELSPVIALARRIAAAPDLSGAALGATAWVDNREAIQTLLVNGARYASLRTDLASVFHDEAWETETAPLREILALLPPAFSSAAFERLGTLVAILPRLAIEAKGLADTMAFATPLTLADVRRLMQIGERVVAAPVASAEAFANDLWNDNVERAADLADAIRSLEQARAEIGASLSDAAWTMDLSGARTTLAYHGDGFFKILSGEWRHANALARSVLRSPDQPLADTLAQLDALIRGQAAKRLIESDDDFGRKVFASDWRSDRSASAPLSALVEWMRSLKGLGDEPRRVAANNPDREMIASCMERTAKLLVEAAPVVKALWNELPERALLFGAAPTADRAELAPMLDAARGFHSADRAVAALEKASFTILAVRLDMLALIAEGRACAEALASGETLGCSAFGVAWRGNTSEWSMLKSAADWIDGNGDTRLLASRIEDRRALADRADAIEGDRSSLVADLDAAFTAMSFDLPRGFGSATIGLVSLENLRQRLGDWAAGGEQLSKWVAYRDRADRGRTLRCAEVVGRLEDGRLKAGEVIPAFEMAYYEAVHADQVRLAPELGRFDGTLHGRKVREFVDLDRQRMAMAGLEVVRAHHKQIPPRDGGSVGPLGALRAEIQKKRGHMPIRKLMEKAGPAVQALKPVFMMSPLSVAQFLVPGVFDFDLLVMDEASQIQPVDALGAIARAKQVVVVGDPKQLPPTAFFSKMTGAVDDDDEDDGGRVADIESILGLFTARGLPTRMLRWHYRSRHQSLIAVSNRQFYEGKLFIVPSPYTSEAGMGLRFHHIEQGLFEAGGSRTNQIEAKIVAQAIAAHAREHSNLSLGVVAFSVAQRRAILDQLELIRRTLPPETEAFFQAHHAEPFFVKNLENVQGDERDVIFISVGYGPTTPGGRVPMRFGPLGAEGGERRLNVLISRAKQRCEVFASLTDEDIEPDFASTRKGVFAFRLFLHYARTGRLTLAESTGRDHDSVFEEQVAKALQARGYQVHRQVGLAGFFIDLAVADEDRPGRYLLGIECDGVAYHDSRSARDRDRLRQSVLESHGWTIHRVWSADWFQRPAEQLDLIIAKIQTAKEEHDATTTRATRAAPVDIVTIEREDVTEIGLVPVGEESQSSSDAYIEAVLSRPSAWAGELHEAPIGILIALVEEAVRIEGPVHSDEVVSRIRDAFGLKRAGNRIQQAVEAAIGVAVTTGRIESVVDFLSIPNSPVRVRDRSSATSQMLRRAEMLPPSEIRSAVVDVVRRNFGATTDQVVQSVSRMFGIRSTGANVRDVIQRQIDDALEGGVLTMQAGVLMCVVGDETSNEELVRET, from the coding sequence ATGGACGCCATTGTTCATCCCGAAGACGAAAATATCTCAGTATTTCAAAGCAATCTCCCGATCGCCGAAAAGCTCGATCGCGCGCGCATGGAACTGCTGGACCTCTCGGCGCGAAATCGGCTGCTCAACATGCCGCGTTCCGCCAAGGCGGGACGATCGCTCGAAATCGTGGATGAGAAGAGCGCTGAAGTCTTTCGCCTGCTGATACGAGAAGGCAAGGTCTTCACCTTCGTCGCCGGAAAGGCGGCGCGCGCGAGCGATGGCGAGCCGGAGGGGGAAAGCGACGAAATATCGGACCTCGCCCAGCCCGAAGACGATGTAGCGGATGAGCGCGGCGTGTTCACCAGACATTCCGACACGCGGCTCCAGACCCGGCTGACGCCGAAAGGGCTTCAGAAGCGACTGCTCGAGCTCTATTACGACGCGCGCACGCTCGAGGAGGAGCAGGGCGTCAACATCCTCTATCTCACGCTCGGCGCGCTGAAGTGGATTGATCCGGGGAACGCGGCCAATATTCGATTCGCGCCGCTGCTGCTCGTTCCGGTCGCCCTCGAGCGCGGCAATGCGGGCGAGAAGTTCAAGCTTCGTTCGCGGCCGGAGGAATTCGCGTCGAATCTGTCGCTCGAAGCCTATCTCGAACGCATCCACGGCATACGGCTGCCGGATTTCGAAGCGTCCGATAGCTTCGACCCGATCGCCTATATGGACGGTGTGGTGGAGGCGGTCACGGAAAAGCCGGGCTGGGCCGTCCAACATGACGACATGGCTCTCGGCTTCTTCTCCTTCGCCAAATTCCTCATGTATCGCGACCTCGACCCCGAGACTTGGCCGGATCATGCGCGGATCAGCGATCGGCCGCTGATCCGCAGGCTGCTCACCGACGGCTTCGACGGCTCGGAAGGCATGATCCACGAGGACGCCAAGATCGATCCGTTCATTCCGCCCGCCGAGATGGTGCACATCGTCGACAGCGACAGCAGCCAGGCGCTCGCCATTCACGAAGTGCGGCGCGGACGCGACATGGTGATCCAAGGGCCGCCCGGAACCGGCAAGAGCCAGACGATCGCCAACATCATCGCTTCCGCCGTGGCGGACGGAAAAGCGGTGCTGTTCGTCGCGGAGAAAATGGCGGCTCTGGATGTGGTGAAGCGCCGGCTCGACGCCACCGGCGTGGGCGACGCCTGTCTGGAACTGCATAGCAACAAGGCCAATAAGCGCGCTTTGCTCGAAGAACTGCGCCGCACATGGGAGCTCGGGGCGCCGAGGGGACCGGATGCAGGCTCATTGTGCGCACGTTTGACGGAAGCGCGAGACGGGTTGAACGCGCACGCCGCGAGAATGCACCAGCCCCATGCCGCGGCCGGGTTGACGCCCTATCAGGTGATTGGACAGCTCGTCCGCCTGCGGCTCGCAGGCGAAAGGCCTAATGATATCGAGCTGCAAGCTCCTGCGGAATGGACGGCCGATGGATTCTCGGAACGCCATGCGGTGCTTTCCGAGCTGGTCGAGCGCGTCGAGGCGATCGGCACGCCTGACGATCACATCTGGCGCGGCGTCGGGCTCGCCGCCGTCACGCCATTGGAAGTGGATCGCCTGACCACGCGTTTCGCGGCGCTCAGTGAACGGCTCCACGCGCTCGAGGCATCGCAGGTCGACCTCGCGTCGATTCTCGAGCGCGCGCCGGCGACGACGCTCGACGAGCTTTCCCCGGTCATCGCGCTCGCTCGACGCATCGCCGCCGCGCCTGACCTTTCCGGCGCGGCGCTCGGCGCGACCGCCTGGGTCGACAATCGCGAGGCGATCCAAACGCTGCTGGTGAATGGCGCTCGTTATGCGAGCCTCCGAACCGATTTGGCGAGCGTCTTCCATGACGAGGCGTGGGAAACGGAGACCGCGCCGCTTCGCGAGATTCTGGCGCTGTTGCCGCCCGCCTTCTCTTCGGCGGCTTTCGAGCGCCTTGGGACTCTGGTCGCCATTCTCCCGCGCCTCGCCATAGAGGCGAAGGGGCTGGCCGACACAATGGCCTTTGCGACGCCGCTCACGCTCGCCGATGTCCGGCGTCTCATGCAGATCGGCGAGCGCGTCGTAGCGGCGCCGGTCGCGAGCGCCGAAGCCTTTGCGAATGATCTTTGGAACGATAACGTCGAGCGCGCGGCCGATCTCGCCGACGCCATTCGCTCGCTCGAGCAGGCGCGAGCGGAGATCGGCGCCAGCCTGTCGGATGCGGCTTGGACGATGGATTTGTCGGGCGCGCGGACGACGCTCGCTTATCACGGCGACGGATTCTTCAAAATTCTGAGCGGCGAATGGCGACACGCCAACGCCTTGGCTCGCTCCGTCCTCCGTAGCCCGGATCAGCCATTGGCGGATACGCTCGCGCAGCTCGATGCGCTCATCAGGGGGCAAGCCGCCAAGCGGCTGATCGAGAGCGACGACGATTTCGGACGAAAAGTCTTCGCCTCGGACTGGAGGAGCGACCGTTCCGCTTCGGCGCCATTGTCGGCGCTCGTCGAATGGATGCGGTCACTGAAGGGGCTAGGCGATGAGCCGCGACGTGTCGCGGCGAATAATCCAGACCGTGAGATGATCGCATCCTGCATGGAGCGGACCGCGAAGCTTCTCGTCGAGGCGGCGCCGGTCGTCAAAGCGCTCTGGAACGAGCTGCCGGAGCGCGCCCTATTGTTCGGCGCGGCGCCGACGGCGGACAGGGCCGAACTCGCTCCTATGCTCGATGCAGCGAGAGGATTCCACTCCGCCGACCGAGCCGTGGCGGCGCTCGAGAAGGCCTCGTTCACCATTCTAGCTGTTCGGCTGGATATGCTCGCTCTCATCGCAGAAGGGCGCGCATGCGCCGAGGCGCTGGCGTCGGGTGAGACGCTCGGCTGCTCCGCCTTCGGCGTGGCTTGGCGCGGCAATACATCCGAGTGGAGCATGCTGAAGAGCGCCGCCGACTGGATCGACGGCAACGGTGACACCCGGCTCTTGGCGAGTCGGATCGAGGACCGACGAGCGCTCGCCGATCGGGCCGATGCGATCGAAGGAGACCGGTCGTCGCTCGTCGCCGATCTCGACGCCGCATTCACGGCGATGTCCTTCGACCTCCCAAGAGGTTTCGGGTCGGCGACCATCGGCCTCGTGTCGCTCGAAAATCTGCGACAGCGACTCGGCGATTGGGCTGCCGGCGGTGAGCAATTGTCCAAATGGGTCGCCTATCGAGATCGCGCGGACCGAGGGCGGACGCTCCGCTGCGCAGAGGTCGTCGGCCGTCTGGAGGATGGCAGGTTGAAGGCCGGCGAGGTCATCCCAGCGTTCGAGATGGCCTATTACGAAGCCGTCCACGCGGATCAGGTGCGTCTGGCGCCGGAACTCGGTCGGTTCGACGGAACTCTGCATGGCCGCAAGGTGCGCGAGTTCGTCGATCTCGACCGTCAGCGGATGGCGATGGCCGGCCTCGAGGTCGTGCGCGCGCATCACAAGCAGATTCCCCCTCGGGACGGCGGCTCCGTCGGTCCTTTGGGCGCGCTTCGCGCTGAAATTCAGAAGAAGCGCGGTCACATGCCGATCCGCAAGCTCATGGAGAAGGCCGGGCCGGCGGTGCAGGCGCTCAAGCCGGTCTTCATGATGAGCCCCCTCTCCGTGGCCCAGTTTCTCGTTCCGGGCGTGTTCGATTTCGACCTATTGGTGATGGACGAGGCGAGCCAGATCCAACCTGTCGACGCGCTCGGCGCCATCGCGCGCGCGAAGCAAGTCGTCGTGGTCGGCGATCCGAAACAGCTGCCCCCGACAGCCTTTTTCTCGAAAATGACCGGCGCCGTCGACGATGACGATGAGGATGACGGCGGCCGGGTCGCGGACATAGAGAGCATCCTCGGTCTATTCACGGCCCGTGGCCTGCCGACGCGAATGCTCCGATGGCATTATCGCAGCCGGCATCAGTCACTGATCGCGGTCAGCAACCGCCAGTTCTACGAGGGCAAGCTCTTCATCGTTCCGAGCCCCTATACATCCGAAGCCGGCATGGGATTGCGCTTCCATCACATAGAGCAAGGATTGTTCGAGGCCGGCGGCTCCCGCACCAATCAGATCGAAGCCAAGATCGTCGCGCAGGCGATAGCAGCTCACGCGCGCGAGCATTCGAATCTATCGCTCGGCGTCGTCGCGTTTTCGGTCGCTCAGCGACGCGCGATCCTCGACCAGTTGGAGCTCATCCGCCGCACATTGCCGCCGGAGACGGAGGCGTTTTTTCAGGCGCATCATGCGGAACCGTTTTTCGTCAAGAACCTGGAAAACGTGCAAGGCGACGAGCGCGACGTGATCTTCATCTCGGTCGGATACGGGCCCACGACGCCAGGAGGCCGTGTTCCGATGCGCTTTGGACCGCTCGGCGCGGAAGGCGGCGAACGGCGCCTGAATGTGCTGATTTCTCGCGCCAAGCAGCGCTGCGAAGTCTTCGCCTCATTGACCGACGAGGATATCGAGCCGGATTTCGCGTCGACCCGCAAGGGCGTCTTCGCCTTTCGCCTGTTCCTGCATTATGCGCGGACAGGGAGGCTGACCTTGGCGGAGAGCACCGGTCGCGACCATGACAGCGTGTTCGAGGAGCAAGTCGCCAAGGCTCTCCAGGCTCGCGGCTATCAGGTTCACCGTCAGGTCGGACTCGCAGGCTTCTTCATCGATCTCGCCGTCGCCGACGAGGATCGGCCCGGCCGTTATCTGCTTGGGATCGAGTGCGATGGCGTCGCTTATCACGATTCCCGCTCGGCGCGCGACCGCGACCGGCTGCGGCAATCGGTGCTCGAAAGTCATGGCTGGACCATTCATCGAGTCTGGAGCGCAGATTGGTTCCAACGTCCGGCCGAGCAGCTCGACCTCATCATCGCCAAAATACAAACGGCCAAGGAGGAGCACGACGCTACGACCACGAGAGCGACTCGCGCGGCGCCGGTCGACATCGTCACTATCGAGCGGGAGGACGTCACAGAGATCGGCCTCGTTCCCGTTGGTGAAGAGTCTCAGAGTTCGAGCGACGCCTATATCGAAGCAGTGTTGAGCCGGCCCTCGGCTTGGGCCGGTGAATTGCACGAAGCGCCGATCGGTATCCTGATCGCGCTCGTCGAAGAGGCGGTGCGGATCGAAGGTCCCGTTCATTCTGACGAAGTCGTCAGTCGTATTCGCGACGCTTTCGGTCTCAAAAGAGCGGGAAATCGTATTCAGCAAGCAGTCGAAGCGGCGATTGGCGTCGCCGTTACAACTGGTCGGATCGAAAGCGTGGTCGATTTCCTGTCGATTCCCAATTCGCCTGTCCGCGTTCGAGACCGAAGCTCCGCAACCTCGCAGATGCTGCGACGAGCAGAAATGCTGCCGCCTTCGGAAATCCGCTCAGCCGTAGTCGATGTCGTGCGGCGCAATTTCGGTGCGACCACCGATCAGGTCGTGCAATCGGTTTCTAGGATGTTCGGCATCAGATCGACCGGCGCGAACGTGCGAGACGTCATCCAAAGGCAGATCGACGACGCGCTCGAAGGAGGAGTGCTGACGATGCAGGCCGGCGTTCTCATGTGTGTCGTGGGCGATGAAACATCGAATGAGGAATTGGTTCGAGAAACATAG